Proteins encoded by one window of Candidatus Acidiferrales bacterium:
- a CDS encoding aldehyde dehydrogenase family protein translates to MEYKLFIGGKWIETRDRLAVTNPYDGSLVGEVFQAGEVEIGEAVDAAKKGFETTRRLPAYRRAEVLRRTADQLRSRKEEIARTMTLESGKPIQYTRTEVDRAVLTFSIAAEESTRISGEVVTLDIAPGSENRWGIVKRYPIGPVATITPFNFPLNLVAHKIAPALAAGNTVVHKSPPQTPITSILLAGIFSDSGVPEGAVNVVSCSNEIAERLSADPRVKMLSFTGSPKVGWHLKSKVPKKKVLLELGGNAAAVVEPDADLDFVSKRLAIGAFSNAGQICISVQRIFVHKDLYEKFRELFVEQTRKLKIGNPLDDDTVVGPMISHGEADRAFSWIEEAKGAGAKLLAGGKREGNVIEPTIFENVPTNISLYCEEAFAPVAVLDKYSAFEEAIQKVNDTRFGLQAGIFTNDSRKIFRAFDEIEVGGVIINDYPTYRIDNMPYGGVKDSGFGREGVRYAINEMTEPKLLVMNTSV, encoded by the coding sequence GTGGAATATAAACTGTTTATCGGCGGAAAATGGATTGAGACGAGAGATCGTTTGGCCGTGACCAATCCTTATGACGGCTCCCTTGTCGGCGAGGTGTTCCAGGCCGGGGAGGTCGAGATCGGGGAGGCCGTCGACGCCGCCAAAAAAGGATTTGAAACAACCCGGAGGCTTCCGGCCTACCGACGCGCGGAAGTTTTACGAAGAACAGCGGATCAACTCCGGAGCCGGAAAGAAGAGATCGCCCGTACCATGACGTTGGAATCCGGCAAGCCGATCCAGTATACCAGGACTGAGGTTGACAGGGCCGTCCTGACGTTTTCCATTGCAGCCGAAGAGTCCACGAGAATTTCCGGTGAAGTTGTAACCCTCGACATTGCACCCGGCTCCGAGAACCGATGGGGAATAGTAAAGCGCTACCCGATAGGTCCCGTGGCGACCATTACGCCGTTTAATTTTCCGCTTAATCTCGTTGCCCATAAAATCGCTCCGGCACTCGCGGCGGGAAATACTGTGGTACACAAATCCCCTCCACAAACGCCGATCACTTCAATTTTGCTTGCCGGCATCTTCTCTGACTCCGGTGTCCCTGAAGGTGCGGTCAACGTTGTCTCTTGCAGCAATGAAATTGCAGAGAGACTCTCCGCTGATCCGCGCGTGAAGATGCTCAGCTTCACAGGAAGTCCGAAAGTTGGATGGCATTTAAAATCGAAGGTACCCAAGAAAAAAGTCTTGCTTGAATTAGGTGGAAATGCTGCCGCCGTTGTCGAGCCTGATGCCGATCTTGATTTTGTGTCGAAGCGACTGGCTATTGGAGCATTCTCAAACGCGGGGCAAATTTGCATCTCGGTGCAGAGGATCTTCGTGCATAAAGATTTGTACGAAAAGTTCAGGGAATTGTTCGTAGAGCAGACCAGGAAATTGAAAATTGGTAATCCGCTTGATGATGACACGGTCGTGGGGCCGATGATAAGCCATGGTGAAGCAGATCGTGCGTTCAGCTGGATTGAAGAGGCAAAAGGCGCCGGTGCAAAACTGTTGGCAGGCGGCAAGAGGGAAGGAAATGTCATCGAGCCGACCATTTTCGAAAACGTACCCACAAATATCAGTCTTTATTGCGAGGAGGCATTTGCGCCTGTTGCGGTCCTGGATAAATATTCTGCTTTCGAGGAAGCGATCCAAAAGGTCAACGATACCCGGTTCGGACTCCAGGCGGGAATTTTTACCAACGACTCACGGAAAATCTTCCGCGCTTTCGACGAGATAGAAGTCGGCGGCGTCATAATAAATGACTATCCGACTTACAGGATTGACAACATGCCGTATGGCGGCGTCAAGGATTCGGGCTTCGGTCGAGAGGGTGTCCGATACGCGATCAACGAGATGACCGAACCGAAGTTGCTTGTCATGAACACAAGTGTCTGA
- a CDS encoding proline--tRNA ligase, translated as MRLSTYFLPTLKENPADATMASHRLMVRAGLIRPLSAGIYSWLPFGWRVMKKVMEIIRQEMDAIGGQEFQLPALNPVEIWEQTGRVESFGDTLFHVKNRPFVLAPTHEEVFTTIAKDNIKSYRDLPKIWYQIQTKFRNEPRPRSGVIRGRQFFMKDSYTFDRSFEDLDKGYELHKEAYKKIYSRSGLKFFIVGASSGAMGGTGSQEFMVESPDGEDTCALCDNCGYAANLEVASSAVAPLGRIDGSEMPEEIHTPNIKTIDQLGEFLKISTERLAKSLVYKVDDTPVLILMSGNDQLNEAKLLTAIGKNASAMAPEELAKYTGANAGSIGPIGLREFKIIADKRLEGANELISGANKDDYHVTHIDLKRDTKVEAYYDLRTIDAGEPCPNCKGKLRIVNAIEIGHIFKLGTKYSVSLHANYLDEDGTEKPIVMGSYGIGVERIIACHIEQNHDLDGIIWDKSIAPFMVHLISVNMDNKEVVQEAENLYGEFSKSGIEILYDDRQGISPGFKFKDADLLGMPVQVIVGERNLKQGKIELKFRKTGERKVVAASDVLDEVKGFLKI; from the coding sequence ATGAGACTTAGCACATACTTTCTTCCTACGCTGAAAGAAAATCCTGCTGACGCGACCATGGCGAGCCACCGGTTGATGGTGAGGGCCGGACTGATTCGCCCTCTGTCGGCCGGAATCTATTCATGGCTTCCATTCGGTTGGCGTGTCATGAAGAAAGTCATGGAAATTATACGGCAGGAGATGGACGCTATCGGCGGGCAGGAGTTCCAGCTTCCCGCACTCAATCCCGTTGAGATATGGGAGCAGACGGGAAGAGTCGAGTCGTTCGGAGATACCCTGTTTCATGTTAAGAATCGTCCTTTTGTCCTTGCACCGACGCACGAAGAGGTTTTCACGACGATCGCCAAAGACAATATCAAATCGTATCGCGACCTGCCGAAAATCTGGTACCAGATTCAGACGAAGTTCAGGAACGAGCCGCGCCCGCGCTCGGGCGTTATCCGCGGAAGGCAATTTTTCATGAAGGACTCGTATACCTTCGACAGGAGTTTCGAGGATCTCGACAAAGGTTATGAGCTTCACAAAGAGGCTTACAAAAAAATTTATTCGCGGAGCGGGTTGAAATTTTTTATCGTCGGTGCATCGAGCGGTGCGATGGGTGGTACGGGTTCGCAGGAATTTATGGTCGAATCACCCGATGGGGAAGACACTTGTGCCCTTTGCGATAATTGCGGCTATGCCGCAAATCTTGAAGTAGCATCGAGCGCTGTAGCGCCGCTTGGAAGGATCGATGGCTCTGAGATGCCGGAAGAAATTCACACGCCGAATATCAAGACCATCGATCAGCTCGGCGAATTCTTGAAGATTTCTACTGAGAGACTTGCCAAATCTCTTGTCTATAAAGTCGATGACACCCCTGTCCTGATCCTGATGTCCGGCAACGACCAGCTGAACGAGGCGAAACTTCTTACCGCAATCGGAAAGAATGCATCCGCGATGGCACCCGAAGAACTTGCGAAATATACCGGCGCAAATGCGGGCTCAATTGGCCCCATCGGTCTGCGGGAATTTAAAATAATCGCGGACAAACGGCTCGAAGGCGCTAACGAACTGATCAGCGGCGCGAACAAGGACGATTATCATGTCACACACATCGATTTGAAGCGCGACACAAAGGTGGAAGCTTATTATGATTTGCGAACGATCGACGCGGGCGAGCCGTGTCCGAATTGCAAAGGAAAGCTGCGGATCGTAAACGCGATCGAAATCGGCCACATTTTCAAACTTGGTACTAAGTATTCCGTCTCGCTTCACGCGAATTATCTGGATGAAGACGGAACGGAGAAGCCGATCGTCATGGGGAGCTACGGCATAGGAGTCGAAAGAATCATAGCCTGCCACATCGAACAGAATCACGATCTGGATGGGATAATCTGGGATAAGTCGATTGCGCCTTTTATGGTACACTTGATTTCCGTCAACATGGACAACAAAGAAGTAGTTCAGGAGGCGGAAAATCTATACGGAGAGTTTTCGAAATCAGGCATAGAGATTCTTTACGATGACAGGCAGGGCATAAGTCCGGGATTCAAATTCAAGGATGCCGATCTTCTCGGAATGCCTGTGCAGGTGATTGTCGGCGAGAGAAATTTGAAGCAGGGAAAAATTGAATTGAAGTTTAGGAAGACCGGCGAGCGAAAAGTTGTCGCAGCGTCGGACGTGCTTGATGAAGTCAAAGGCTTTTTGAAAATCTGA
- a CDS encoding methyltransferase domain-containing protein produces MKTDQAAQTKRESTKSHWENFWSEKKEVREVYSNDDRVLRNVLKVADLRGKRVLEIGAGTGRDSFGMVEHGASVFMLDYSKNSLSIINSIAAQEKIDVSSIGGNAFSLPFPDDSFDLVFHQGLLEHFRENDAKNLLKENVRVVKSGGLLLVDVPQRYHVYTAMKHILIALDKWFAGWEREFSIPELDRLLRSLGVVPVYRYGEWMYPSLFYRVVREGLGKFGIKLPLNPTPIRALANFRRKIRETLRGTPIMLHTSLSCGIIARKP; encoded by the coding sequence ATGAAAACGGACCAAGCCGCGCAGACAAAAAGAGAATCCACAAAATCGCACTGGGAAAATTTCTGGTCGGAAAAAAAAGAAGTCCGCGAAGTCTATTCGAATGACGACCGTGTCCTGCGAAACGTCCTGAAAGTTGCAGATCTCAGGGGGAAACGCGTTCTCGAGATAGGGGCCGGAACGGGACGAGACAGCTTCGGCATGGTGGAACATGGTGCGAGTGTGTTCATGCTGGACTACTCAAAAAATTCACTGAGCATAATAAACAGCATCGCGGCTCAAGAAAAAATCGACGTAAGTTCCATCGGCGGAAACGCATTTTCACTTCCGTTCCCCGACGACTCGTTTGACCTGGTTTTTCATCAAGGGCTTCTCGAACACTTTCGAGAAAATGATGCCAAAAACCTGCTGAAAGAAAATGTTCGGGTCGTTAAAAGTGGCGGGCTGCTTTTGGTCGACGTTCCTCAGCGGTACCACGTCTACACGGCAATGAAACATATTCTCATCGCACTCGACAAATGGTTTGCGGGCTGGGAACGAGAGTTCTCCATTCCTGAGCTCGACAGGCTTTTGCGATCGCTCGGGGTTGTACCAGTTTACCGGTACGGCGAGTGGATGTACCCGAGTCTTTTCTACCGGGTCGTGCGCGAAGGACTCGGAAAATTCGGGATAAAACTCCCGCTCAATCCAACCCCCATCAGGGCGCTTGCAAATTTCCGCAGGAAAATTAGAGAAACACTCCGCGGGACTCCCATCATGCTCCACACTTCGCTGTCCTGCGGAATCATCGCCAGAAAGCCTTAA